One genomic region from Glaciimonas sp. PAMC28666 encodes:
- a CDS encoding ribonucleotide-diphosphate reductase subunit beta, whose amino-acid sequence MPPGSQPVQSTEAPVDTTHRVNAADKRIINGHTDVNQLVPFKYKWAWDKYLAGCANHWMPQEINMQRDIELWKSPNGLTDDERRLVKRNLGFFVTADSLAANNIVLGTYRHITAPECRQYLLRQAFEEAIHTHAYQYIVESLGLDEAEIFNAYHEVKSIRDKDEFLIPFINTLTDPEFKTGTTENDQKLLRSLIVFACIMEGLFFYVGFTQILALGRQNKMMGAAEQYQYILRDESMHCNFGIDLINTIKMENPHLWTSEFRDEIKSLFLSAVELEYRYAEDTMPRGVLGLNAPMFKGYLRFIANRRAQQIGLDPMFPQEENPFPWMSEMIDLKKERNFFETRVIEYQTGGALNWE is encoded by the coding sequence ATGCCGCCTGGATCGCAACCGGTCCAGTCGACCGAAGCGCCCGTGGACACGACGCATCGAGTTAATGCAGCCGACAAGCGCATTATCAATGGACACACCGACGTCAATCAACTGGTGCCATTTAAATATAAATGGGCGTGGGATAAGTATTTGGCCGGTTGCGCGAATCACTGGATGCCGCAGGAAATTAATATGCAGCGTGATATTGAACTGTGGAAGAGTCCGAACGGATTGACCGATGACGAGCGTCGTCTGGTAAAACGTAATCTGGGTTTCTTCGTTACTGCCGACTCGCTGGCTGCCAATAATATCGTGTTGGGTACATACCGCCATATCACCGCGCCGGAATGCCGCCAATATTTGCTGCGTCAGGCATTTGAAGAGGCTATTCATACCCACGCCTATCAGTACATTGTTGAGTCGCTGGGTTTGGACGAGGCAGAAATTTTTAATGCGTATCACGAAGTAAAATCGATTCGTGACAAAGACGAGTTTTTGATTCCGTTCATTAACACCCTGACCGATCCTGAGTTCAAGACCGGCACAACCGAAAATGACCAGAAATTATTACGCTCGTTGATCGTGTTCGCCTGCATCATGGAAGGTCTTTTCTTCTATGTCGGTTTCACTCAGATCCTTGCGCTTGGTCGTCAAAATAAAATGATGGGTGCCGCAGAACAGTACCAATATATTTTGCGCGATGAATCAATGCACTGTAACTTCGGCATCGATTTAATCAACACAATCAAGATGGAAAATCCGCATTTGTGGACCTCAGAATTTCGCGATGAAATTAAATCGTTGTTTTTAAGCGCTGTAGAGTTGGAATATCGCTACGCAGAGGATACAATGCCGCGTGGAGTACTCGGTTTGAATGCGCCAATGTTCAAAGGTTATTTGCGGTTCATCGCAAATCGCCGCGCGCAGCAAATCGGACTGGACCCAATGTTCCCTCAGGAAGAAAATCCCTTCCCCTGGATGAGCGAGATGATCGATCTGAAAAAAGAGCGCAACTTTTTTGAGACACGTGTCATTGAGTATCAAACCGGCGGTGCACTGAACTGGGAATAA
- a CDS encoding histone translates to MATAIKKPAAKKPAVKKAAPAKKPVAAKAPVVAKKPVAKAAAKPVAKAAAKKPVAKAAAKPVAKAAAKPAAKKPVAKAAAKPAAKPAAKKPVAKAAAKPAAKKPVAKAAAKPAAKKPVAKAAAKPAAKKPVAKAAAKPAAKKPVAKAAAKPAAKKPVAKAAAKPAAKKPVAKPAAKPAAKKVAAKPAAKVAAKPAAKKPVSKPAAKAVAKPAAAKPVAKPVAAAKPAAKKPAAKKTAAKPAAAKPVTDSAVKTILNPAAAWPFPTGTRP, encoded by the coding sequence ATGGCAACAGCAATAAAGAAACCCGCAGCGAAGAAACCCGCTGTGAAGAAAGCCGCTCCGGCCAAAAAGCCAGTAGCAGCGAAAGCCCCCGTCGTCGCTAAAAAGCCAGTGGCTAAAGCAGCAGCGAAACCTGTAGCAAAAGCCGCGGCTAAAAAGCCAGTAGCAAAAGCTGCAGCGAAGCCGGTAGCAAAAGCAGCAGCGAAACCTGCAGCAAAGAAGCCGGTAGCTAAAGCAGCAGCGAAACCTGCAGCGAAACCTGCAGCGAAGAAGCCGGTAGCAAAAGCAGCAGCGAAACCTGCAGCGAAGAAGCCGGTAGCAAAAGCAGCAGCGAAACCTGCAGCGAAGAAGCCGGTAGCAAAAGCAGCAGCGAAACCTGCAGCGAAGAAGCCGGTAGCAAAAGCAGCAGCGAAACCTGCAGCGAAGAAGCCGGTAGCTAAAGCAGCAGCGAAACCTGCAGCAAAGAAACCGGTAGCTAAAGCAGCAGCGAAACCTGCGGCAAAAAAGCCAGTAGCTAAACCAGCAGCGAAGCCTGCAGCAAAAAAGGTAGCCGCGAAGCCAGCAGCTAAAGTCGCAGCTAAACCTGCAGCAAAAAAGCCAGTAAGTAAGCCAGCGGCTAAAGCAGTAGCTAAGCCAGCAGCAGCGAAGCCAGTAGCTAAACCGGTGGCAGCAGCGAAACCTGCAGCTAAAAAGCCAGCGGCAAAAAAAACAGCAGCTAAACCTGCTGCCGCTAAGCCGGTGACTGATTCAGCAGTTAAAACTATTCTGAATCCTGCTGCAGCATGGCCGTTCCCAACTGGTACGCGTCCGTAA
- a CDS encoding YggT family protein, with the protein MLQNIFSLIIETAGSVLGGVLLLRFWIQAVRVRPPQQVAHFIFTISDWMVRPLRKVLPGFSGYDWASLIGALVVALAAVALQLAVASALNVQILLVLAALLFLQWVFYGLIGLLIIEAIFSWVNPQAPLAPFVRALNAPLLDPVRRVIPLLGNVDLSPLVALILLRIIHQLLIALIQSL; encoded by the coding sequence GTGCTGCAGAATATTTTTTCATTGATCATCGAGACTGCCGGTAGTGTTTTGGGCGGCGTACTGTTATTGCGCTTCTGGATTCAGGCCGTTCGGGTTCGTCCGCCGCAGCAGGTTGCGCACTTCATATTTACTATTTCAGACTGGATGGTACGTCCTCTGCGCAAGGTATTGCCGGGTTTCAGTGGCTACGATTGGGCGAGCCTGATCGGTGCGCTAGTGGTCGCGCTTGCCGCCGTCGCTTTGCAACTTGCGGTCGCATCAGCATTAAATGTGCAGATTTTATTGGTTTTGGCAGCCTTGCTGTTTCTGCAATGGGTTTTTTACGGTCTGATTGGACTTTTGATTATCGAAGCCATTTTTAGCTGGGTTAATCCGCAGGCGCCGTTGGCACCGTTTGTACGCGCACTGAATGCCCCGCTGCTTGATCCTGTGCGCCGGGTTATTCCACTATTAGGTAATGTGGATCTATCGCCTCTGGTGGCGCTTATTTTATTGAGAATCATCCATCAGCTGTTGATCGCGTTGATCCAGTCGCTTTAA